The sequence TAGTAGTTTAGTGAAAAGCAGGTTGTGGGTATGGCTGGTAAAGATCATATAAGAAATCAGATAAAGGGTATAGCGGTATATCATAGAGTAGGATGTCTGTTCTTATTAAACTAGCCTAATATAGTATATATCTTTTTAGTTCTTATATTCTGATCTAGAAAATGGGTGGTTTACTTTTAGATTTCTTATGGATTAATTATCATTTTGTCTTTAAATGAGGAGACTGATATGAAAGTTCATATCTGGTACAATTGaatatttattttctttgaaaatcTATAACATTGCTACCATATGAATTCAGGATAATGTATTGTAGATGTGGACAAGCTTTAATTGTGATGGGCCATAGAAGTATCTCCTGTTTTCTCTGATAATCCTAAATGTTTGATTGAGGAATTTGTCCACGTATGGCTACAATGAAAACAATCATGGTTTTACTGTGACTGTAGATAAGCTTCAATTATGATGGGCCATAGAAGCTACTGTTGTCTATAAGAGGAGCTATCACTTTATTTGGTAGTCTCTGTTTTCTTTTTTTCGAATAAAGAGCAAGTTTGgaagtaataaaataaatttcaattttaaattatttagATTTAAGCAAATTGTTTTACTGAGCTGTCGACCATTTCGTTCAAATATTAAAAAACCTAAATAGTCattagatatataaattttaataattatatttatatgtatgtatgtatatatatataattgcagGAAACAACATTAAAGTTATTTATAGAATTAATGTGGAAGAACTTTTGTATAAAAAGACTAGGATTCTTTTTTGTGTACATTGTAGACATGTGGAAGGGTGGATGAGCAAATTGTGCTATTCAAAAAGAAGTTGCATCTTATTCAACATGGAATTGCTTTTAATGGTAATCCTACTAAGACAGCACGTTCACATGGGAAGAAGTTTCGACTCTCCATTAAAGAAGAGACCAGTCGGATTTTGGTATGTAAATACACGTACACTATACTAATGTCTAGTTTGTGTTTCTAGATATTATGTTTGCATTCTTTATGTTTAGTATTTTTGAAGGGATAAAAGTGGCAAGTGATTGTATAGATTGTGTTGACAGAGCAATTTAGGTTGGGCATATATGCAACAACACAATTACCCTGCTGCTGAAGTTGCTTATAGGTATGGTGTTAGAGATTATATATTgttcaatttaaattttatatttggtATAATGCTTTAAAGGAAGGATCTAAATATTGGATGTATTATTATCAATTTATTGACCATTTATGTGAAATTGTATACTCAatgtaaataattataatttatttattattcaatgtcAAGTAATTTTGAATATAGTGAATTTGTTAATAAAATTTTGTGTAGGAAGGCATTATATTATGCTGTAGATGCCAACAAGGCATGCAATTTGGGTGTGTGCTTGATGAGGCAAGGCAAGACAAAAGATGCAAGTATGGTATTAGAAAATGTTGTTTTCTTCCATGAAAAAGATGTTAGATCATTGGAACGAGCAaataaattgttgaatgaaattcaAGATCTACAAGTGCATGAAGGCTTCAAAAGATCCTTGTCAACAGTGTTTAATCATAATCATGATGATTATGAAAAAGAATCTACTTCTCTTAGTGATGGagagaaacaatattcaaacaacAAATTTGGGTTCTTCTCATCTTCTAGTGATGTGATAGAATTATTGAGTGGTGACAATTTATTAAATATGGCTGACTGGGAAGCTAGAATCAACACAGAGGTGAATACATCTTGTAAAAAATATCGACGACTACCAGTATTTGAAGAAATAGTTCCTCTTAATGAATTTTCTCCTTGATGTATAAATTATGTAAAAGTTGATTTGCTTTCGTAATTAAGTAGATGCATCTTTGTTTTCTTGGTTGCTCTCACTCAAGAACACTAAATAAGTCACTAAATCCAAGACTTGTTTAACTCAATAATTGGAAAGAAAGATGTCAATATTAGCAAAATTTTGGCTAAAATTTTAGATAATATTGGTCTATGAAAATGGTGATTTTGTTAGATGTTGGTTATTAGATTTTGTTTCTTAATAAATGATTTGATGTAGTGGTCTTATATAAAAAATTATCTTACTATTAATTTTTGGATTGTCAAAATTACgaagaatttttattttctttattattgtaatcaattttacATGAAATAAGTGTTTTTTTATAGGTAATGGGCCGAAggtgataaggtgtacataccctactccctttgtgggatttgaactcatgacctctatttcaagagcataagttctccaccactagtCCAACTCAGGTTGTACTACATGAAATAAGTattaaaaataatatcatatgaCTTATTAAGTTGAAGAAATTTATAAGCTTAGTAGTTTAAAAGTGATCTATGAACATGTACCCAAATTTTTTGCATTCTTGACTAAAAGTTTAGACATGGAtatatacaaaagatgtcatgtttGTTAAATGCTTGATTATTAGATGTTATTTTTCTATATGTGATACCATGTAATGCTATGCTATGTTAACTTAGATGTCTCTTCTATAATGAAGAGATTATTCTTTCCTTATTTTTTCAAGAAAAGTTGATTAAATCTAATTGATCaatgtaaaaatatattaaaaagatcaaattttattaaattcaaaatatttgtgGGAAAATgagaattaaataatattaaaatgtaagAACTTTTTGACCTAAATTTTAAACAAGAATAAATGATTTAAGCTCTAAGAGTTTATCatcaattgaaaaatttaaatatattatattatcttTATGTGGTTCAGCCTTGTTATGGTTAGAGAATAAAATTGGTATGAGGAGTTACATCTTAAAGAGTAaattaaaaattctttgaggacacatTCTAAGATAAATATCTCCTAGAAAAACATAGACACAATACGAGGATCAAGGACATTCAATAACTTTGTGattcaaataaaaaaaagaaaaatatgaggTAGATATCTTAAAATActtaattacattaaatacatgtGAGAGGAGAAGGCCAAgatgaaaaaaattcaaattagATTTTATAGAGGTACTAGTATATGATATAAACATTAAAAGTCTAACAATATTGGTTATTTCCATAGAATCCATCTTAGAGAAAAAGGGAAAGGAAAACTCAAGAAAATTTATTCTTGGAAATTTGAAGAGGAATGATGATTGAGTTGTTGTACAACTAGAAAATGCTCCATTTTTAAGATGATTAATCAACAATATGGATAGGGTGGACACGAAGATGACAACAATAGATGACCATAATTAAGAATTGGATTTGGGAGAACATAATAAGGAAGGGGAGTGACATTCTCTCAGGCAGGCTGTATAGAAATATAAGAATGTACATCTATTACTAGATGTGaacaagaaaataattaaaaagagGTACTCCTTGATTCACGTGAAGAATTATGTTAATTAACTTAGAGGCACACAAATATTTTTAATGATGGATATAACATTGGAATACCATTGGCTTAAAACTAATGACAAGTAAATTCATAAAACTACCTTCATAACATGGTACAAGCATATGAGTACATAATATTGTCTTTTAGCTTGACCAATTTAACTACAACTTCATATGATTTATGAATAATGTGTTTGGAGATATGttggataaatctatatatatcaTGCTTAACTTAAGACTATTGCTTAGTcatatctatatgccttgattaACTTAAATGTAAACCAATATTTTTAAAGAAGTGTCTAAGCTCAGAGTACCATCAACTTAATACTAGTGATGAGGACATGCATAAAACTACCTTCATAACATGGTACAATCATTATGAGTTCATAGTTCTACCTTTTAGGTTGAGATTGGAACTACCTTCATAACATGGTACAATCATTATGAGTTCATAGTTCTACCTTTTAGGTTGACCAATCTCACTACAATCTCATAAGATTTTATGAATAATTTGTTCAGAGGCATGTTGGATAAATTTGTCTATTCCATATAGATGATGCTTTGATATATTTTAGAAATTATCAAGAATATTAGAAATATTTGATAATGACTTTGAATCATATGGTGGAGAGAAAATATTTAAATCTCAATATATTAACTCCATCTCTTTTTTCCATATCCGTTGTTGACTCTTTAGCTAAATGGGCTTCATATGCTCCTTGAGGATGGAATGTTTGTGATTGGGATTCTCTTTCTCttgatcaaatttcaaaattctaacatCTGATTCAAAATTATATGGACTAATCATTGCATTTCTCTCTTGAATTTTGTTAGTGTCACGTGTTCCCGGAGTTAGTGGATCCGTGGAACCATTTTTGACTTCTTTTTCTTATTGTAATTACTATgactatctaaatattcttttgtaTGCTCTTTAGAACTTTTTattcataaatttaattatttgtacCAAAAACAATTAAATCATTCTTTTTCAAATATAGAATATTACATCTTTATTTTACTACTTGTTGTTAGTGTAAACAAGGTTATTATCAAACTTGTTAAGACTAGGTTTGACCTTTCCACACTTTGTTTAAGTTTACTTATGCTAGTTGATTTAGTTGTCTGACCTCATGTGGTGTAGACATGTGTCCTCCCTTGTGGAGTCACCTTGTGCATGCACACTTGCCACTTTCTCATATACTTATCAAGTGAGCTACAAGCATTGCATGTTTGGAGGGTTAGTCAATGGTTGTGTCCAACCATATCACCTCCTTCTCCTCCTTGCCTACTTATGCAAGAATTTTCGCTCATAATTGTTGAGAAATCTTAAAGCATTAGAATGAATTCATGCTCAATTTGTGCTTGTTGTTCATCTCTAAGATTCTAGAAAttatttcatggtatcagagcgtaaTTGACCTATTGAGTAGATGAGAAAAGGTGTACATAAATAGGAGAGAAGAAAGGTACCTAAAATCCACAAATGAGGATATGACTCCTCATACTCGGAGTTGTGGTGGGTTGCCTACCATAAATATAGAATGAGGTGTTTGTGAGTTGACACCTCTACTAGACTCTCAACTAACTTGACACCTCGTGAGAGTATGTATCAAGTGACATCTAACTAGGCTTAATGCCTATGTGTATAAGAatatacactaacacccccccttaagcatagctgaGGTgagtaaaataaaaaaaattgggtcctggctactagcttggtgaggtacccatgtacaatgcaaatgaaaatgattccTGACCATGAAGCCTGatgaggtactcatgtacaaagaAAACTCTCATAAATGGAGTAAGATAGAATACCCAGTGGGAAAAACTatcctccaaaagagagaaaatagaaagagagagagaactagAGAGACCCTCTAGAAGATGATGATGTTGATTTTGATTCTGATGCATATATGCAGAACCCCTAATGCATGTCGAAGTTGCAAACTTTGCCTTTTCTTGGTGCAAATTTGGCGTCTGTGGAGAATATTCTACTTTTATGGGGGGGGACTTCATGGTCTTCTCTTCTTATCTCTTTTTTAGAGGatagttttttcccattgggttttctatCTTTCTCcttttatgagagatttcattgtacatgggtacctaacatggcctagtagtcgggacccattaTCTTTTGTTTCACTTATCCCTAAGTTAAACTTAAGGGGGGTTATTAGTGTAAACAAGGttattatcaaaatagttaagacTAGGTTTGACCTTTTCACACTTAGTTAAAGTTTACTTAGGCTAGTCGAATTAtttgtctcacctcatgtggtGTAGACAAGCGTCCTCTCTTGTGGAGACACCTTGTGCCTGCACACTTGCTAACACTTGCTCATACACTTGTCAAGTGAGCTACAAATGTTGCATGTTTGGAGGGTTAGTCAGTGGTTATGTCCAATCACCTCACCTTCTCCTCCTCCTTGCCTACTTATGCAAGGATTTTTGCTCATGACCATTGACCAATTTAAAGCATTAGATTGACTTGATGCTCAATTTGTGCATGTTGTTCATAACTAAGATTTTTGAAATTATTTCAATTGTAATTGTCATGCTCGAACTTTTATATGTATATTGTTGATTCAAGTAGCAATGATTAGATACAACCATATACCTTTCTGTTtatatcaaatgaagaaagatgCTAATACAGATATATATTTCATATGAATGATTTATATATCAAACCTCTTCACTATCGAATTGCAATTAATACATGTCCAAAACATTATTGATATATAATCGGGTTATATTAGAATTGACCTGAATTACTTATTGGGCTTGTTttctttgataccgattcattattggGTGCATTTACAATGGCACAGATTAGTTATCGTAGACACTGAATGGATTGGTTTTCATATGGAAGAGTCACGACCAAgcgacatcttggtcggacatatctaaaagacatgtccgatcaaggtgccacttgatcgtgactaccttactatatatgcatcattcaaaagaaaggggatgacattgaaatcgatacatgttcatcctccatacctgcagcaaaagaaagagaacaatattattgtcatagtcataatacctAAATCTGaaatacaccatcttgcatataacttgttcattaaattggaaattgcaataacatttacatggtatcagagccaagttatagaacctgaggctattcaattttgtggaaaatttaaGAACTACTTTATATCAAGCATTCTATTTCTCTAATGGCCAATGCTatgagattcgaagatagacttggTGTGGGTGATGATTTCTCTgcatggaagtttagaatcaagatGAATCTAAGGGAGAGCAAAGTCGAAACTTTTATCAAGACTGAATCTACGGAACTAGAGACCGAACCTGACAAAACATCATGGCTAGAAGGAAATGAAAAAGTAATCAATATTattgttgatggggtgagaaataacataatgcccattataaagaaacatgaaatggattttgaaatgttcaaagcacttgtgaacacatttgagatatcaaatgcaagtcgaactctagccTTGAAGCGAGAAATCAATCATATAACCATGAACAAAGGAGAGATAGTAAATGCCTACTTCATGAGGATCTCaactctaagagatgaactagctaCTCTAGGATATGAGATCCatagcaaagagttaacactcattgctttagatgggttacctagtacatgggaaacattTGTCTAGGGCATCAGTGCAGGGgacaaatatcctaagtttgaaagactaagagatgactgtctccaagaggaatctagACTAAAtaagaaaggaataaaatataagaatatatatgaagacctacaagtcctaaacactaactccaccaagcaaaacaagaaaaggcagtttaggaagagaaaaggtcatcaaggaaagaacacttcaaagaaggacttatctcacatccaatgttacagatgtgatcagttCAGACACTATGTTGCAAAGTGCCTGGAAAGAATCAAGCAACATGTTACATTTGCCAAAGaaggaaagactaaaggggaagatgactccggaaagtatgtattctactcagcactcacaagccAAGCTTCTAACAAGATCAACTCATGGGTGGTTGACAGTGGTTCATGCAGGCACATCActgggtttagagaagtacttgaaTCCATGATAGCGGAGAGaaatgaggaagtaaccatcgaagatgactccacacatccagtcagaggaatgggagcctgcaccatcaaattgaagataggCATATCCTTATGACTCGAAGGAGTCCTATATGTCCCTAGCATCAAAAggaatctagtctctatatcgACATTGGAAGATAACagatacagagtgacattcatggacaataGAGTATTGGCTTTGCCAAAGAACTCTTTTATCAAGAAGGAaaagaccattggacagagacAGGGCTATTTGTATGAGTTGTGCAAAGAACTCAACCTAGCCCTAATcaatgaagccactaatgcaaatgaagtttggcacagaagattaggccatctaaattttagggctttatcttcaatgaaaaaccttgtcacaggtctacctaagttaaaataagatcattcaggggcatgcaaaggatgtgccctaggtaaaaatatcaagggtacattccaaaatagtactaggaaaactaataaagttctagagttagttcattctaatGTATGCGAACCTATGTCTGtaccctctctagggggattcttctattatgtaatatttgttgatgactactctaggaagacttggatataCTGTTtgaaatataaagaatcagaagagatcctctctaggtttaaagaatttaaatcagtAACTGAAAACTACTctggaaacaaagttaaaaccctaagaattgacaatgggggagaatacataGCAGATTCGTTTagagaattttgtagagataatgggattaagagggattttactataccttataactcccaacaaaatggggtagttgaaagaaaaaataggactatagtcgaagctgccaaggccatgattctaggtcaaaaccttaacacaaatctctggGCAGAAGCATCGAACACTActgtatatatacaaaataaatgCCCACACTGCCATCttaaagataaaactcctgaggaagtattcactaaaattaagccagatatcagccaccttaggatatttgggtgtcctgtctatatccatgtacctaaagaaaaaagaCTAAAATTAGACCCCTCTAGGAAAAGAGGaatgcttgtaggatatagtgaaacctccaaaacCTACATAATCTATGTAcctagtcaaagaaatattgaactaagtagggatgtaatctttgaggaagacttagccttcaaaagagctcagAGCTCCATAGAACCAGAAATCTATGTCCCTATTTCTAACTTAGATGAAGCTCCTGATCCTGAGTTTCTGAAGtagaatctagatgaaactaaaaatgaaaatgaacactcacctagaaatctcaagaaaagaccactatgggccaccaaaacactAGAAGAAGCTCAGGggtttgctgctccttcaggaaccttcaaagAAAGCAAAAAGCCTAATAATTTTATTAGCTATGTTGCttttatgaatgatctatctaaaaatgaACTTGACAATGTAAGTaatgcccttaaacatcaagtatggaaggatgctatgtctaaagagtatcaatccataatgaaaaatgatgtatgggagattgttcctaggccaactaagaaatctgttgtttcttctaaatggctttttaagatcaaacatgcagcaggtggcagtattgaaaaacataacacaatatttgtagccagagggttctctcaaaaggaaggaatagactatgaagaaacattttctcCCATAGCCAAATATACCTCAGTAAGGACTGTGCTAGCAATTGCAGcaacaaagggatggaaggtacaccgAATGGATGTAAAGATAGCTTTTATTAGTGGAGAGTTCTCTTAAGAAGTATACCTAGAGTagcctgaagggtttgagatccatcatgtagagtctcatgtgtgtagactgaagaaagctctatatgggcttaaacaggctcctagggcttggtatgaaaggattgacacatatctatcaaaactaagtttctctaaaaatgatgcagatcctaatatCTACTACAAATagaacaaaggtgatatgctaatattgattttatatgttgatgacttattaatcacaggagaagatcaccttatagatcaatgcaagaaagatctatccaaagaatttgatatgaaggatttgggattccttcattatttcctacaGTTGGAAGTATGGTAGAATTCTGATA is a genomic window of Cryptomeria japonica chromosome 7, Sugi_1.0, whole genome shotgun sequence containing:
- the LOC131047237 gene encoding protein SULFUR DEFICIENCY-INDUCED 1-like isoform X1, which encodes MMGRDYSSEHMKGFSVMHKVPTGDTPYVRAKQVQLVEKNPEEAIPLFWAAINAGDRVESALKDMAIVMKQLGRADEGIEAIKSFRHRCSLQAQESLDNVLLDLYKTCGRVDEQIVLFKKKLHLIQHGIAFNGNPTKTARSHGKKFRLSIKEETSRILSNLGWAYMQQHNYPAAEVAYRKALYYAVDANKACNLGVCLMRQGKTKDASMVLENVVFFHEKDVRSLERANKLLNEIQDLQVHEGFKRSLSTVFNHNHDDYEKESTSLSDGEKQYSNNKFGFFSSSSDVIELLSGDNLLNMADWEARINTEVNTSCKKYRRLPVFEEIVPLNEFSP